In Lonchura striata isolate bLonStr1 unplaced genomic scaffold, bLonStr1.mat Scaffold_161, whole genome shotgun sequence, the following are encoded in one genomic region:
- the LOC110483990 gene encoding olfactory receptor 14J1-like encodes MSNSSSISHFLLLALADTRQLQLLHFCLFLGISLAALLGNGLIISAVACGHHLHTPMFFFLLNLALSDLGSICTTVPKALHNSLWDTSTISYTGCAAQLFFFVFYTSAEYFLLTIMCYDRYVSICKPLHYGTLLGSRACAHMAAAAWASAFLNALMHTANTFSLPLCHGNALGQFFCEIPQILKLSCSHFKLREVGLIVLSALLYFGCFVFIVFSYVQIFRVVLRIPSERGQHKAFSTCLPHLAVVSLFVSTGTFAYLKSPSMSSPSLDLALSVLYTVVPPALNPLIYSLRNQELKTAVRRLMTG; translated from the coding sequence atgtccaacagcagctccatcagccacttcctcctgctggcactggcagacacgcggcagctgcagctcctgcacttctgcctcttcctgggcatctccctggctgccctcctgggcaacggcctcatcatcagcgccgtagcctgcggccaccacctgcacacgcccatgttcttcttcctgctcaacctggccctcagcgacctgggctccatctgcaccactgtccccaaagccctgcacaattccctctgggacaccagcaccatctcctacacaggatgtgctgctcagctctttttttttgtcttttacacctcagcagagtatttcctcctgaccatcatgtgctacgaccgctatgtgtccatctgcaaacccctgcactacgggaccctcctgggcagcagagcttgtgcccacatggcagcagctgcctgggccagtgcctttctcaatgctctcatgcacacagccaatacattttccctgcccctgtgtcatggcaatgccctgggccagttcttctgtgaaatcccacagatcctcaagctctcctgctcacaCTTCAAACTCAGGGAAGTTGGGCTTATTGTGTTAAGTGCTCTTCTATATTTtggatgttttgtgttcatagttttctcctatgtgcagatcttcagagttgtgctgaggatcccctctgagcggggacagcacaaagccttttccacctgcctccctcacctggctgttgTCTCCCTGTTCGTCAGCACTGGCACATTTGCCTACCTGAAATCCCCCTCGATgtcttccccatccctggatctggccctgtcagttctgtacacggtggtgcctccagccctgaaccccctcatctacagcctgaggaaccaggagctcaagactgcagtgaggagactgatgactggatga